A genomic segment from Centroberyx gerrardi isolate f3 chromosome 22, fCenGer3.hap1.cur.20231027, whole genome shotgun sequence encodes:
- the LOC139928837 gene encoding uncharacterized protein LOC139928837, protein MPAPKRRSASHDSQTKMRKLDEDGEALPSKTAPATKNTSHKTGNSQERTATPRTKKKGSSSVTEENKPAKSSHPSSKQSSPLKDSSKTMPDPPVKKAKLLKATSASCGAASSKKANSKASLKRPASLSRTASTESDDELSSDGSKIDLFKMRDDGDKARCIRKYSNRVRAKRKATESLSDPHETSQASSASPTDPVQMDHNYGRWSTSPAVDEANENESKDSVCHESVTEQESQEYVDTATLAVSKETLDSVTGSVKDGIKFQCEAEESESKECENFESQKHIDNETLASSKETVCVVGNEKPVVTSEGEAEENKRRDVTESITESKSQKHVDNETLASSVETLDSVTGDVNPDCEGEDQVDEKKGVIESACKPEGITDLNIETQAKEIPDTGPEELKPDIKSESKGGEHERQGVIEPADVSEGRRDAGIEDQALSNETNPVPEQIMVVSSNPEDQSEENRVTTESVGSPESQKELTVKTPVAFKEESKSKQITQDQVNQEVSDTFTNSCDGVNTIIGKSEDKESERKEVELVSTECVAGPGCSGEAQQSQGAQEVIDKTTASCTSEVLTPDCEADSEGTQRKVISECVTVPEGQLDTDMPTETTSEETCDPLPKEDIQNRGNQEVNDHTTDVSTEVQNDLMIANSESKENEDKVIVECATVPENPIEMDVQTTTTSEEISNPAPTVEIQSQEVSEPTTDISIDIQKDLMIANSESKENEDKAIVECVTVPGNQIEMDMQTTAASEEISNAESTVEIQSQGNQEVSEPTTEISIEVQKDLMIANSESTENEDKVIAECVTVPEDQIEMAMQTTTTSEEISNPAPIEEIQSQGSQEVNEHTTALSNEDQKHLLIANAEIKENENLVVTEANSAPEVQRDMDIITGSIEERANSVPEEEMERQVIDEVKEEDTFISSDKVNKTVSNIEGQGEANGRNEVIVFVCGQQEDFDIVIQASAEQIKTVNQSEGELHESQVVYEAISSPESNTDVEVCTASEEKPDGVPLLEIQSKETQEIKEDSPTFSTNEENLLISNPQQESEENNGKKLICVSDCQAAIEMEIETVSVAESSASAQLEQSNGTVDVKQVAVISSSDDISLPDGKSEDEGEKNERNGFPESISATEFSEQVQEDMGLQEVVDVTVTTTATTEVEIPDSTSEDFVILEPISAPESEIHIDIVTQAAAESGLSTSLSERMNPDSTLVGEHEESERILNLNGSQQSFSSETEVQPCQNTDEVKEDTVTNSSEELSENLVTKPGAEIASPPPSEEGFQVIQNSDHCEQPSSDIKDSNITEIEMANSHVHEPFEGPKEECDVVTENVEGNLDVQELQILEDIEIGHEIVVMVDENEAEDSDITIIENSQETPEAVPVKEAEEKGNEDKSKDDTQRCETDSKQNSTASEKTEDDKKEQEAIEKPKKQEMNTQARTKARLAALAEQKAAASKRTANRQQLNLLALCEEIAEDIATDSMLLKRIEEEKQAAAIKGEASKKESPPVNKQDADTVNVATPAGPEGCSPSVPPADEAPAATPTTADSTEAKPATESATEPPKRRFFITQITVPLKAHEKKKLTRYQRLRQVELQREKMSWTRVKKLKSEQANQMMFSDIDLKSSLSVSSPFSPAPVTTPPPPAASPSNTAPPSPASASKPTPKAELPKAEAPKAEAPKAEAPKAQPIKDEPPKTETPKVETPKVTPTQGPTLKVTRSAAKRALPAVPPPMPNGLTTQKTTKPVVEYKPYRPRPKYSFDDFELDDDPTPVVQTKSMLQSRPTVQTGPKPQSKPTTQSKPTLQSKPTVSSQLPNQTKPKAQTTPAGQISGQSKPTVSATGQSKPVVSTAPPSKPAIAKKTQSKTTATTAAPSKPVVSAKAQLKPPVVTTPQSKAAASAPGQSEPSGSTTPQLKPAGAATAQLKPCTPAAAQPAVSTTAETKSAVPKADVPLMPPKIPNPPPSKNGKCEDSTDPVSLCPTSSLPSEECLKVSEGTQQCEEKPAVTDIKPSPENKTETVKTDEKTTEKLSEDGAVKPQGDGSPLSDACLQKEVKKLKEADKDGSQTIIDAGQKHFGAVACSVCGMLYSAANPEDESQHLLFHNQFISAVKYVGWKKERILGEYPDGKIILVLPDDPKYALKKVEEIREMVDNDLGFQQVETKCPSQTKTFLFISNDKKVAGCLIAEHIQEGYRVIEDPVPEGSEGEKVMFERQRAWCCSTTPEPALCGISRIWVFSMMRRQGIASRMIECLRNNFIYGSYLSKDEIAFSDPTPDGKLFATHYFGTSQFLVYNFVSGTRSSQPKADSV, encoded by the exons ATGCCAGCCCCAAAGAGAAGATCAGCTTCTCATGATTCTCAAACCAAGATGAGGAAGCTggatgaggatggagaggctCTACCATCCAAAACTGCACCAGCTACCAAGAATACGTCCCATAAAACAGGAAATTCACAAGAAAGGACAGCAACCCCGCGAACCAAGAAAAAAGGGTCTTCTTCAGTGACAGAGGAAAATAAACCAGCTAAGTCTAGCCACCCTTCatccaaacagagctctcctcTAAAAGATTCCAGCAAAACCATGCCTGACCCACCTGTCAAAAAAGCCAAGCTCTTGAAAGCCACAAGTGCCTCCTGTGGAGCAGCTTCCTCGAAGAAAGCTAACTCCAAAGCTTCCCTGAAGAGACCAGCCAGCCTCTCGCGAACAGCATCCACAGAGTCAGATGACGAGTTAAGTAGTGACGGTAGCAAGATTGACCTCTTTAAAATGAGGGATGATGGAGACAAGGCCCGGTGCATCAGAAAATATTCAAACCGTGTGAGAGCCAAGCGCAAAGCTACAGAGTCATTGTCTGACCCACACGAGACTAGCCAAGCGTCATCAGCCTCACCGACGGACCCTGTACAGATGGACCACAATTATGGTCGATGGTCAACCTCTCCAGCTGTGGATGAGGCTAACGAAAATGAGAGCAAGGACTCTGTCTGTCATGAGTCTGTCACTGAACAAGAGAGCCAAGAATATGTAGATACTGCAACGCTAGCGGTGTCAAAGGAAACCTTAGACTCTGTAACAGGGAGCGTGAAGGATGGTATAAAATTTCAATGTGAAGCTGAAGAAAGTGAAAGTAAGGAATGTGAaaattttgaaagccaaaaaCATATAGATAATGAAACACTAGCATCATCAAAGGAAACAGTCTGTGTCGTTGGGAACGAAAAGCCTGTCGTCACATCTGAGGGTGAGGCtgaggaaaataaaagaagGGATGTTACAGAGTCCATCACTGAGTCCAAGAGCCAAAAGCATGTAGATAATGAAACGCTAGCATCATCAGTGGAAACATTAGATTCTGTTACGGGGGATGTGAATCCAGACTGTGAAGGTGAAGACCAAGTAGATGAAAAGAAGGGAGTCATAGAATCAGCTTGTAAACCAGAAGGTATTACAGATCTGAACATTGAAACTCAAGCAAAGGAGATCCCAGACACAGGTCCAGAAGAGTTGAAGCCAGATATAAAATCCGAAAGTAAGGGAGGAGAGCATGAAAGGCAAGGAGTCATTGAGCCAGCCGATGTCTCAGAGGGCCGTAGAGATGCAGGTATAGAAGATCAAGCATTGTCAAATGAAACAAACCCTGTCCCAGAACAGATAATGGTAGTAAGTAGTAATCCAGAGGATCAGAGTGAGGAAAATCGAGTGACAACAGAGTCCGTAGGCAGTCCAGAGAGTCAAAAAGAACTCACTGTCAAAACTCCAGTTGCTTTCAAGGAGGAATCAAAATCTAAACAAATCACGCAGGACCAAGTGAACCAGGAGGTGTCCGATACATTTACCAACTCGTGTGATGGAGTGAACACAATAATTGGGAAGTCTGAAGATaaggaaagtgaaagaaaggaaGTCGAACTAGTGTCCACTGAGTGTGTCGCTGGCCCAGGGTGTTCTGGTGAGGCACAGCAGAGCCAAGGCGCTCAAGAGGTGATAGACAAGACAACTGCCAGCTGTACCTCTGAAGTACTGACACCAGATTGTGAGGCTGATAGTGAGGGAACTCAAAGAAAGGTGATCTCTGAGTGTGTCACTGTCCCAGAGGGTCAACTAGACACGGATATGCCGACTGAAACAACATCAGAAGAGACGTGTGACCCACTACCTAAAGAGGATATACAAAACCGGGGGAACCAGGAAGTTAATGACCACACTACAGACGTATCTACTGAAGTTCAGAACGATCTAATGATTGCAAATTCTgaaagtaaagaaaatgaagacaagGTGATTGTTGAATGTGCCACTGTTCCTGAGAATCCAATAGAAATGGATGTGCAGACTACAACAACATCAGAGGAGATTTCTAATCCTGCACCTACAGTGGAAATACAAAGCCAGGAAGTCAGTGAACCCACTACAGACATATCTATTGACATTCAAAAAGATCTCATGATTGCAAATTCTgaaagtaaagaaaatgaagacaagGCGATCGTCGAATGTGTCACTGTTCCTGGGAATCAAATAGAAATGGATATGCAGACTACAGCAGCATCAGAGGAGATTTCTAATGCAGAATCTACAGTGGAAATACAAAGCCAGGGGAACCAGGAAGTCAGTGAACCCACTACAGAAATATCTATTGAAGTTCAAAAAGATCTAATGATTGCAAATTCTGAAAGTACAGAAAATGAAGACAAGGTGATCGCTGAATGTGTGACTGTTCCTGAGGATCAAATAGAAATGGCTATGCAGACTACAACAACATCAGAGGAGATTTCTAATCCAGCACCCATAGAGGAAATACAAAGCCAGGGGAGCCAGGAAGTCAATGAACACACTACGGCCTTATCTAATGAAGATCAGAAACATCTTTTGATAGCTAATGCTGAAATTaaggaaaatgaaaacttggttGTCACAGAGGCTAACAGTGCCCCGGAGGTCCAAAGGGATATGGATATAATAACTGGATCAATAGAGGAGAGGGCAAATTCTGTTCCagaagaggaaatggagaggcAAGTGATTGATGAGGTCAAAGAAGAAGACACATTCATCTCTAGTGATAAGGTTAACAAAACAGTCAGTAATATTGAAGGTCAAGGAGAAGCAAATGGAAGAAATGAAGTAATAGTTTTTGTTTGTGGCCAACAAGAAGACTTTGATATTGTAATTCAAGCCTCAGCAGAGCAAATCAAGACAGTTAATCAGTCAGAAGGTGAGCTACATGAAAGCCAGGTAGTGTACGAGGCCATTAGTAGTCCAGAGAGTAATACAGATGTAGAGGTTTGTACAGCATCAGAGGAGAAGCCTGATGGTGTTCCTTTACTGGAGATTCAGAGCAAAGAGACACAGGAGATAAAAGAAGATTCACCAACTTTCTCTACTAATGAAGAAAACTTGCTGATTAGTAACCCGCAACAGGAGAGTGAGGAAAACAATGGCAAGAAGCTCATTTGTGTCTCAGACTGCCAAGCAGCCATTGAAATGGAAATAGAGACCGTCAGTGTGGCAGAGAGTTCTGCCTCTGCACAGTTGGAGCAGAGTAACGGGACTGTGGATGTGAAACAAGTCGCAGTGATTAGCTCTAGTGATGATATCAGCCTGCCAGATGGCAAGTCAGAagatgagggagaaaaaaatgaaaggaatGGATTTCCCGAGTCCATCAGTGCCACAGAGTTTTCTGAACAGGTGCAGGAGGACATGGGACTTCAGGAGGTTGTAGATGTCACAGTGACAACTACAGCCACCACAGAAGTTGAGATACCAGACAGTACATCTGAAGATTTTGTGATCTTGGAACCGATCAGTGCCCCAGAGAGCGAAATTCACATTGATATTGTGACTCAAGCAGCAGCTGAATCAGGACTGTCGACTTCACTCTCAGAACGGATGAATCCAGACAGTACATTGGTAGGTGAGCATGAGGAAAGTGAAAGGATTTTAAACTTAAATGGTTCCCAACAGAGCTTCTCCTCTGAGACAGAAGTGCAGCCATGCCAAAATACTGATGAGGTGAAAGAGGATACAGTGACCAATTCAAGCGAGGAATTAAGTGAAAACTTGGTGACCAAGCCTGGGGCAGAGATTGCATCACCGCCGCCTTCAGAGGAAGGTTTTCAAGTTATTCAAAATTCTGATCATTGCGAGCAACCATCATCTGACATAAAAGACTCTAATATCACAGAGATTGAAATGGCAAACTCTCATGTCCATGAACCTTTTGAAGGCCCGAAGGAAGAATGTGATGTGGTGACAGAGAATGTTGAAGGTAACTTGGACGTACAAGAACTGCAGATTCTTGAGGACATAGAGATTGGCCATGAGATTGTTGTGATGGTGGATGAGAATGAGGCGGAAGATAGTGACATTACGATAATAGAAAACTCCCAGGAAACACCAGAAGCAGTCCCTGTCAAAGAGGCAGAAGAAAAGGGTAATGAAGACAAAAGTAAAGATGATACTCAGAGGTGTGAGACTGACTCAAAGCAAAACAGCACAGCTAGTGAGAAGACTGAAGATGATAAAAAGGAACAAGAGGCTATAGAAAAACCCAAGAAACAAGAAATGAATACACAGGCCAGAACCAAAGCCCGCCTTGCAGCTCTAGCTGAGCAAAAGGCTGCAGCCTCCAAGAGAACAGCAAACAGACAGCAGCTGAACCTCTTAGCCCTGTGTGAGGAAATCGCAGAGGACATTGCCACAGACAGCATGCTGTTGAAGAGaatagaggaggaaaaacaagctGCAGCAATTAAGGGTGAAGCCAGTAAGAAAGAAAGCCCACCTGTTAACAAGCAGGATGCAGACACTGTTAATGTTGCGACTCCCGCTGGACCAGAAGGGTGTTCTCCTTCAGTGCCCCCTGCTGATGAGGCCCCTGCAGCCACACCCACGACAGCTGATTCAACTGAAGCCAAGCCTGCTACAGAGTCTGCTACAGAGCCTCCAAAGAGACGCTTCTTCATCACCCAGATTACAGTGCCACTGAAAGCCCATGAGAAAAAGAAACTTACACGATATCAAAGATTAAGGCAGGTTGaacttcagagagagaaaatgtcttggACACGCGTGAAGAAGCTGAAGTCTGAGCAAGCAAATCAAATGATGTTTTCAGACATAGACTTGAAAtcgtctctgtctgtgtcatcTCCATTTTCACCGGCACCTGTGACcacacctcctccacctgcagCCAGTCCATCTAATACAGCTCCACCAAGTCCTGCCTCAGCCAGCAAACCAACACCCAAGGCAGAGCTTCCCAAGGCTGAGGCCCCCAAGGCTGAGGCCCCCAAGGCTGAGGCCCCCAAGGCTCAACCCATCAAGGATGAACCCCCCAAAACTGAAACGCCCAAGGTTGAAACTCCTAAAGTAACCCCTACTCAGGGGCCCACCCTTAAAGTGACCAGATCAGCAGCCAAGAGGGCCCTCCCAGCTGTACCCCCTCCCATGCCCAACGGACTGACTACTCAGAAGACGACGAAGCCTGTGGTGGAGTATAAGCCATACAGACCCAGACCCAAGTATTCCTTTGATGACTTTGAACTAGATGATGACCCAACACCAGTAGTTCAGACAAAGTCCATGCTTCAGTCAAGGCCCACAGTACAGACAGGACCTAAGCCTCAGTCCAAACCCACAACACAATCTAAACCCACACTTCAGTCAAAACCCACGGTTTCATCACAACTCCCCAACCAGACGAAACCCAAAGCTCAGACAACACCTGCTGGACAAATCTCAGGTCAGTCAAAGCCCACTGTTTCAGCCACAGGTCAGTCAAAGCCTGTTGTTTCCACCGCTCCGCCGTCAAAGCCTGCcattgcaaaaaaaacccagtcaaagaccactgctactactgcagctCCGTCAAAGCCTGTTGTCTCAGCCAAAGCTCAATTAAAGCCTCCTGTTGTGACCACACCTCAGTCAAAGGCTGCTGCTTCAGCTCCAGGTCAGTCAGAGCCCAGCGGTTCTACTACGCCCCAATTAAAGCCTGCTGGTGCAGCTACAGCTCAGCTGAAGCCTTGtactccagcagcagctcagcctgCTGTTTCGACCACAGCTGAGACGAAGTCTGCTGTTCCTAAGGCAGATGTACCTTTGATGCCTCCGAAAATCCCAAATCCTCCTCCATCGAAAAACGGGAAATGCGAG GACTCCACTGATCCAGTTTCATTGTGTCCCacatcctcccttccttctgAAGAGTGCCTGAAAGTTTCTGAAGGCACACAGCAATGTGAAGAAAAGCCTGCAG TGACTGATATTAAGCCATCTCCAGAGAATAAGACAGAAACAGTCAAGACAGATgagaagacaacagaaaagCTTTCTGAAGA CGGAGCAGTGAAGCCACAAGGTGATGGGAGTCCTCTCTCAGATGCTTGTCTGCAAAAAGAAGTCAAGAAACTAAAGGAGGCTGACAAAGATGGCAGCCAAACTATCATT GACGCAGGACAGAAGCACTTCGGAGCAGtggcctgcagtgtgtgtgggatgctCTATTCTGCTGCCAACCCTGAGGATGAATCTCAGCATTTACTCTTCCACAACCAGTTCATCAGCGCTGTCAAATATGTG ggatggaaAAAGGAGAGGATCCTGGGGGAGTATCCTGATGGCAAGATCATTCTTGTCCTACCAGATGATCCCAAATATGCTCTGAAGAAG GTGGAGGAGATCAGGGAGATGGTGGACAACGACCTCGGCTTCCAGCAGGTGGAGACCAAGTGTCCCTCTCAGACCAAAACCTTCCTGTTCATCTCCAATGACAAGAAAGTGGCTGGATGCCTTATAGCAGAGCACATTCAAGAG GGGTACAGGGTGATTGAAGATCCCGTTCCAGAGGGTTCGGAGGGGGAGAAGGTGATGTTCGAGCGGCAGAGAGCTTGGTGCTGCTCCACCACCCCAGAGCCTGCCCTCTGTGGCATCAGCCGCATCTGGGTCTTCAGCATGATGAGACGCCAGGGCATCGCCTCACGCATGATCGAGTGCCTCAG GAACAACTTCATATATGGTTCATACCTGAGCAAAGATGAGATCGCTTTCTCCGACCCCACTCCTGATGGGAAGCTCTTTGCCACACATTATTTCGGCACTTCTCAGTTTTTGGTTTATAACTTTGTTAGTGGAACACGCTCATCCCAACCCAAGGCTGATTCAGTGTGA